A single region of the Selenomonadales bacterium genome encodes:
- a CDS encoding metal ABC transporter permease, whose amino-acid sequence MMLDWLTYDFMQNALFAVLLITPLFGLLGTMVVNQRMAFFSDSLGHSTFTGIAIGTLAGIAPIPAAAIFAVIFAWLITWMKYNSRVSMDTIIGIFSSTAVALGIVIMSHGGSFGKFTSYLIGDLLAVTESDLIAIGIVLVVTAVMWVFLFHPLLMASVNPLLARSRGARALEAEMVFASLVAVVVTLSVQWVGILIINSMLVLPAAAARSVATDIRSYQWLTVLFAMVSGVAGLIISYYADTAPGATMVLVASVIFLITIFVRFCSRTKL is encoded by the coding sequence ATGATGCTTGACTGGCTTACATATGATTTTATGCAGAATGCACTTTTTGCCGTACTTCTTATCACACCGCTTTTCGGTCTTCTCGGGACGATGGTCGTCAATCAGCGTATGGCGTTTTTCTCCGATTCACTCGGACACAGCACGTTTACGGGTATCGCTATCGGGACGTTGGCGGGCATCGCACCGATCCCGGCGGCGGCGATCTTTGCCGTTATATTTGCGTGGCTTATCACGTGGATGAAATATAACAGCCGTGTCAGCATGGATACGATCATCGGTATATTCTCCTCAACGGCGGTCGCGCTCGGGATCGTCATCATGTCGCACGGCGGGAGCTTCGGCAAGTTTACGTCATATCTTATCGGCGACCTCTTGGCCGTTACCGAAAGTGATCTGATCGCCATTGGTATCGTACTCGTCGTAACGGCGGTGATGTGGGTGTTCTTATTCCATCCGCTGCTTATGGCAAGCGTCAATCCGCTTCTGGCAAGAAGCCGTGGTGCGCGTGCGCTCGAAGCCGAGATGGTATTCGCCTCTCTCGTGGCAGTCGTCGTCACGTTGTCGGTACAGTGGGTCGGCATCCTCATCATCAATTCGATGCTCGTTCTGCCTGCGGCGGCGGCGCGCTCTGTTGCGACTGATATCCGTTCGTATCAATGGCTGACGGTCTTGTTTGCGATGGTCAGCGGTGTGGCAGGGCTTATCATCTCGTATTACGCTGATACGGCACCCGGTGCGACGATGGTTCTGGTGGCATCTGTGATATTCCTTATAACGATTTTTGTTCGTTTTTGTTCTCGAACGAAATTGTAA